From a single uncultured Flavobacterium sp. genomic region:
- a CDS encoding sigma-70 family RNA polymerase sigma factor, giving the protein MEINSKIEKAKKGDQIAFTFLLDYYWNEVYGFMLKRTENETTAEDITIETFSKAFDKIATYNSEFQFNTWLIAIAKNVYIDLLRKKKTNLFIEITDSEDQQAYNIADTTPSAEDALIKEQNLSRLLLCIKELKPHYQEVIHLRYFQEMTYQEIALKINEPLSNVKVKLLRAKKLLAEIIERNR; this is encoded by the coding sequence TTGGAAATAAATTCTAAAATAGAAAAAGCAAAAAAAGGTGACCAAATTGCCTTTACTTTTTTATTAGATTATTACTGGAATGAGGTGTACGGCTTCATGCTAAAACGTACCGAAAACGAAACTACTGCCGAAGATATTACCATCGAAACTTTCTCAAAAGCTTTTGATAAAATAGCCACTTACAATTCTGAATTTCAATTCAATACCTGGTTAATTGCAATTGCAAAAAACGTGTACATTGATTTACTTCGAAAAAAGAAAACCAATCTTTTTATAGAAATCACTGATTCCGAAGACCAACAGGCATACAACATTGCCGACACTACTCCATCTGCTGAAGATGCTTTAATTAAAGAGCAAAACCTCTCCCGACTGCTTCTTTGCATCAAAGAATTAAAACCCCACTATCAGGAAGTAATTCACTTACGTTACTTTCAGGAAATGACTTATCAGGAAATCGCCTTGAAGATTAATGAGCCTCTGAGCAACGTAAAAGTGAAATTACTTCGTGCTAAAAAATTATTAGCAGAAATCATCGAACGTAATAGATAA
- the murB gene encoding UDP-N-acetylmuramate dehydrogenase, translating into MEIQSNFSLKNYNTFGIEASAKQFVAVHSVEELKTILAENKNKKKFILGGGSNMLLTKDIDALVIHIDLKGKKIIKEDDDSVWVESQAGETWHDFVLWTIDNNFGGLENMSLIPGNVGTTPIQNIGAYGTEIKDTFISCEAINIESRELKTFINAECNFRYRESIFKNEVKDQYIIISVIYKLTKRNHKINTSYGDITAELAKNNITNPTLKDVSNAVIAIRQSKLPDPKELGNSGSFFKNPILLKSDFEKIHQKFPEMKYYEVSETEVKVPAGWLIEQAGFKGKRFGDAGVHKNQALVLVNYGNATGQEILAVSKDVQKTVFETFGIHIEAEVNVI; encoded by the coding sequence ATGGAAATCCAATCCAATTTTTCTTTAAAAAACTACAATACTTTTGGCATTGAAGCCAGCGCAAAACAATTCGTTGCGGTTCATTCGGTTGAAGAACTAAAAACCATTTTAGCAGAAAACAAAAACAAGAAAAAATTTATTTTAGGAGGCGGAAGTAATATGCTTTTAACTAAAGATATTGACGCTTTGGTAATTCATATTGATTTAAAAGGCAAAAAAATCATCAAAGAAGATGACGATTCTGTTTGGGTAGAAAGTCAGGCTGGCGAAACCTGGCACGATTTCGTATTGTGGACAATCGATAATAATTTTGGAGGTTTAGAAAACATGTCCCTGATTCCGGGAAATGTTGGAACAACTCCAATTCAAAATATTGGCGCATACGGAACGGAGATAAAAGATACTTTTATTTCTTGCGAAGCTATAAACATTGAATCGCGGGAATTGAAAACTTTCATCAACGCTGAATGCAATTTTAGATACAGAGAAAGCATCTTTAAAAATGAAGTTAAAGATCAATATATCATTATATCTGTAATTTATAAATTGACCAAACGCAATCATAAAATCAATACTTCATACGGAGATATTACAGCTGAATTGGCTAAAAACAACATTACAAACCCAACTTTAAAAGATGTGAGTAATGCTGTAATTGCCATTAGACAAAGTAAATTACCAGATCCAAAAGAACTGGGAAATAGTGGTAGTTTCTTTAAAAACCCAATTTTATTAAAATCTGATTTTGAAAAGATCCATCAGAAATTCCCTGAAATGAAATATTATGAAGTTTCGGAAACTGAAGTAAAAGTTCCGGCGGGTTGGTTAATTGAGCAAGCAGGATTTAAAGGAAAACGTTTTGGCGATGCCGGAGTTCATAAAAATCAGGCTTTGGTTTTAGTAAATTACGGAAATGCAACGGGACAGGAAATTTTAGCGGTTTCGAAAGATGTTCAGAAAACAGTTTTTGAAACTTTCGGAATTCATATTGAAGCAGAAGTTAATGTGATTTAG
- a CDS encoding thioredoxin domain-containing protein, whose amino-acid sequence MRFPKFLLLIVSVVLISCNEKKDNSFQEIAPKDFAEKIKTTENPQILDVRTPEEFESEHINNAVNINWNSDDFTTKVAGYNKSKPVFVYCLSGGRSKKAAAKLNELGFTTIYELEGGIMKWNAEGLSNPSTAQVGMTMNDFNDLLNTDKKVLIDFYAEWCGPCKQMEPYLLKMQKEMADKVVIIRIDVDKNKTLATQMKIDQLPTMVLYENKAVQKKLIGYISEQDLKKQLQ is encoded by the coding sequence ATGAGATTTCCTAAATTTTTATTACTAATAGTTTCAGTTGTATTAATTTCTTGCAACGAAAAGAAAGATAATTCTTTTCAGGAAATTGCTCCGAAAGATTTTGCTGAGAAAATTAAAACAACCGAAAATCCTCAAATACTTGATGTTCGAACTCCTGAAGAATTCGAATCAGAACATATTAACAATGCCGTAAATATAAACTGGAATAGTGATGATTTCACTACAAAAGTAGCTGGTTACAATAAATCAAAACCCGTTTTTGTTTATTGCTTAAGTGGCGGAAGAAGTAAAAAAGCGGCTGCAAAACTAAATGAATTAGGCTTTACTACTATTTATGAATTAGAAGGAGGAATCATGAAATGGAATGCAGAGGGATTATCTAATCCTTCTACAGCTCAAGTGGGAATGACAATGAATGATTTTAATGATTTATTAAATACAGACAAAAAAGTTTTAATTGATTTCTACGCTGAATGGTGCGGCCCATGCAAACAAATGGAACCGTATCTTTTGAAAATGCAAAAAGAAATGGCTGACAAAGTGGTTATCATTCGTATTGATGTTGACAAAAACAAAACCTTGGCAACTCAAATGAAAATTGACCAGCTTCCTACTATGGTTTTATATGAAAACAAAGCGGTACAAAAAAAATTGATTGGTTACATCAGCGAACAAGACTTAAAAAAACAACTGCAATAA
- a CDS encoding M48 family metalloprotease produces MKKKLIVLGVLFATFGFTRMNAQINFGDKAIGAVQKGITGFTFSNADAAALSKAAVEKMDKEHEVAAATDPYTLRLNRVFGKYTAGEGYTLNYKVYKLKEVNAFATADGSVRVYTGLMDIMDDNELLAVIGHEIGHVANHDSQDAIKAAYKKEALMDAAASQSTTVASVTDSQLGKIGSSIIDSKFSRKQEAEADLFSYNFLKKNGYNVNAEESAFRILAKMSEGTESSFIDQMMSSHPDSKQRADDAKKRAENDGLYKPYVQQKIVNTAPAKKATTKKTTTKKK; encoded by the coding sequence ATGAAAAAGAAATTAATTGTATTGGGAGTTTTATTTGCCACTTTTGGTTTTACTAGAATGAATGCGCAAATTAATTTTGGAGATAAAGCAATAGGAGCTGTTCAAAAAGGAATTACAGGTTTTACATTTAGTAATGCTGATGCAGCTGCGCTGTCTAAAGCGGCAGTTGAGAAAATGGATAAAGAACATGAGGTTGCAGCTGCAACTGATCCTTATACTTTAAGATTGAATAGGGTTTTTGGAAAATATACTGCTGGTGAAGGTTATACTTTAAACTATAAAGTATACAAATTAAAAGAAGTAAATGCTTTTGCAACTGCAGATGGAAGTGTTCGTGTATATACTGGTTTAATGGATATTATGGATGACAATGAGTTGCTTGCTGTAATTGGTCACGAAATTGGTCACGTTGCAAATCATGATTCGCAAGATGCTATAAAAGCGGCTTACAAAAAAGAAGCATTAATGGATGCTGCAGCTTCGCAATCAACAACGGTTGCAAGTGTTACAGATAGCCAATTAGGAAAAATTGGAAGTTCTATTATTGATAGTAAATTTAGCCGTAAACAAGAAGCTGAAGCCGATTTGTTTTCTTATAATTTCTTGAAAAAGAATGGTTATAATGTAAATGCTGAAGAATCTGCGTTTAGAATTTTAGCTAAAATGAGCGAAGGGACTGAATCTTCATTTATTGACCAGATGATGAGTTCTCACCCTGATTCAAAACAACGTGCTGATGATGCTAAAAAACGTGCAGAGAATGATGGTTTGTATAAGCCTTATGTGCAACAAAAGATTGTAAATACTGCACCGGCTAAAAAAGCTACGACTAAAAAGACAACAACTAAAAAGAAATAA
- a CDS encoding DUF2461 domain-containing protein, which produces MLTKESLQFLDDLKRNNNRDWFQDNKKRYEVFKKDYQQLVSDFLDVMKPLDPSLELLEVKNCTFRINRDIRFSKDKSPYKAHLGIWMSCGTKGLNRAGYYVHIENGASFIAGGFYSPEADDLKKVRKEIAFFHDDLEAILADKNFKKEFGSLEVTETNSLKNPPRGYEKEHPAIEFLKLKSFITTQKYDISEVTQKDFVAKMSKKLIALKPLNEFINRALDTDEF; this is translated from the coding sequence ATGCTAACGAAAGAATCATTGCAATTTTTAGACGATTTAAAAAGAAACAACAACAGAGATTGGTTTCAGGACAACAAAAAACGATACGAGGTTTTCAAAAAAGACTATCAACAATTAGTTAGTGATTTCCTGGATGTGATGAAACCTCTTGATCCGTCATTAGAATTACTGGAAGTTAAAAACTGTACTTTCAGAATCAATCGAGACATTCGATTTTCTAAAGACAAATCTCCTTATAAAGCACATCTTGGCATTTGGATGTCTTGCGGAACTAAAGGCTTAAACCGTGCAGGATATTATGTTCATATAGAAAATGGCGCCAGTTTTATTGCGGGAGGATTTTATTCGCCTGAGGCAGATGATTTAAAAAAAGTACGTAAAGAAATTGCTTTTTTCCATGATGATCTGGAAGCTATTTTAGCCGACAAAAACTTCAAAAAAGAATTCGGAAGTTTGGAAGTAACCGAAACCAATTCGCTTAAAAATCCACCTAGAGGTTACGAAAAAGAACATCCGGCAATTGAATTTTTAAAATTGAAAAGTTTTATCACAACTCAAAAATATGATATTTCTGAAGTGACTCAAAAAGATTTTGTTGCCAAAATGAGCAAGAAATTAATCGCTTTAAAACCATTAAACGAATTCATCAATCGTGCTTTAGATACTGACGAATTTTAA
- a CDS encoding glycosyltransferase, giving the protein MKRKILFLGESYRADAITWMKGLKEFGDFEICTWELQTPNNSKLNRFKRILEYAFSPISIRKTIRREKPDMIIAERTTSYGFLAAISGMHPIAVAQQGRTDLWPEGSVLLPFKKIIQKHAFKKADLIHAWGPVMTISMKAIGVDMNKVLVIPKGIDLSLFSSSVNNSNKIEAIVTRSLQPEYCHDSILKAFAILNQKGIDFSLTIVGDGTRLQFLKDLAKELQIENKVIFTGRIPNTELPKLLQQSNIYISMPITEGVSASLFEAMACSCYPVVSDIAGNQSWIKHRENGQLIEIDNIEMLAEELIWSFENTESRNNAILQNRKFVEENANYDINMKVIADKYHELLSK; this is encoded by the coding sequence ATGAAAAGAAAAATACTTTTTCTGGGAGAATCTTATCGTGCTGATGCCATTACATGGATGAAAGGCCTGAAAGAATTTGGCGATTTTGAAATCTGCACTTGGGAACTTCAAACTCCAAATAACTCGAAACTTAATAGATTCAAACGAATTTTAGAATACGCCTTCTCTCCTATTTCTATTCGAAAAACAATTCGACGAGAAAAACCTGACATGATTATTGCCGAAAGAACGACCAGTTATGGTTTTCTTGCTGCAATTTCAGGCATGCATCCAATTGCGGTTGCACAGCAAGGCCGAACTGATTTATGGCCTGAAGGTTCTGTATTATTACCATTTAAGAAAATCATTCAGAAACATGCTTTCAAAAAAGCTGATTTAATTCACGCCTGGGGTCCTGTAATGACGATTTCGATGAAAGCAATTGGTGTCGATATGAATAAAGTTCTGGTCATCCCAAAAGGAATTGACTTATCACTTTTCTCTTCTTCTGTTAATAATTCGAATAAAATTGAAGCTATTGTAACACGATCTTTGCAACCGGAATACTGCCATGATTCTATTTTGAAAGCTTTTGCAATTCTTAACCAAAAAGGAATCGACTTTTCATTGACCATTGTTGGTGACGGAACACGATTGCAATTTTTAAAAGATTTAGCCAAGGAATTACAAATCGAAAACAAAGTAATTTTCACAGGAAGAATCCCGAATACTGAACTTCCTAAATTGTTACAACAATCGAACATATATATAAGTATGCCAATTACAGAGGGCGTTTCGGCATCTTTATTTGAAGCAATGGCTTGCAGTTGTTATCCGGTAGTTTCGGATATTGCAGGAAATCAAAGCTGGATCAAACATCGCGAAAACGGACAGTTAATTGAAATTGATAATATCGAAATGCTGGCCGAAGAACTTATTTGGTCTTTCGAAAATACCGAATCTCGAAATAATGCTATTTTACAAAACAGAAAATTTGTAGAAGAAAACGCGAATTACGATATTAATATGAAGGTAATTGCAGATAAATATCATGAGTTGCTTTCAAAATAA
- a CDS encoding PH domain-containing protein — MGIFSAILGNAGSVSQDDLLKKYGQLLSDNEEIEMGFKLIRDTFIFTNKRLILVDVQGITGSKTEYKSIAYKSITRFSVETAGTFDLDAELKIWVASELQPSIVKQFNKSVNVYDVQKVLAYHVLG; from the coding sequence ATGGGAATATTTTCAGCTATTCTTGGCAACGCTGGTTCAGTAAGTCAAGATGATTTACTTAAAAAATACGGACAGCTTTTAAGTGACAATGAAGAAATTGAAATGGGTTTTAAATTAATCCGTGACACTTTTATCTTCACTAACAAAAGATTAATCTTGGTTGATGTACAAGGAATAACGGGCAGCAAAACCGAATACAAATCAATTGCATACAAAAGCATTACTCGATTTAGTGTAGAAACTGCAGGAACTTTTGATCTTGATGCTGAATTAAAAATTTGGGTTGCCAGCGAATTGCAGCCAAGTATCGTAAAACAATTCAATAAATCTGTAAATGTTTATGATGTACAAAAAGTATTAGCTTATCACGTTTTAGGTTAA
- a CDS encoding glycosyltransferase: MLITLFYFFIAIVVIQIFYYLGVFGKFAFSKPQDITLKKLPVSVIVCAKNEEENVKKFIPLLAEQDYPDFEIVLIDDASSDETLEVFEEFEKRYSNIRLVKVQNNEAFWGNKKYALTLGIKASKKEYLLFTDADCYPTSKNWITAMTSHFTMNKTIVLGYGGYEKIERSLLNKVIRFETVLTAVQYFSWAKIGLPYMGVGRNLAYKKEEFFNVNGFIDHIQVRSGDDDLFINQASNKSNTAISYTPESFTYSKPKETYKEWFTQKRRHVSTAEHYKFFDKMQLGLFFSTQLLFFLLVILLLAFQFQWIAVLAILATRYTVAWTVIGFSAGKLKEKDIKVWFPIVEIMLIFTQINIFITNLFSKPVHWK, from the coding sequence ATGCTTATAACTTTATTTTACTTCTTTATTGCTATTGTTGTTATTCAAATTTTCTATTACTTAGGTGTTTTTGGAAAATTTGCCTTTAGTAAACCACAAGATATTACATTAAAAAAACTACCCGTTTCAGTAATTGTGTGTGCTAAAAATGAAGAAGAAAATGTTAAAAAATTCATCCCGTTATTAGCAGAACAAGATTATCCTGATTTTGAAATTGTTTTAATTGACGATGCTTCAAGCGATGAAACACTAGAAGTTTTTGAAGAATTCGAAAAACGATACTCCAACATTCGCCTGGTTAAAGTACAAAATAATGAAGCCTTTTGGGGAAACAAAAAATATGCATTGACATTAGGTATCAAAGCTTCTAAAAAAGAGTACTTGCTATTTACAGATGCGGATTGTTACCCAACTTCAAAAAATTGGATTACTGCTATGACTTCGCACTTTACAATGAACAAAACTATTGTTTTGGGTTACGGTGGTTATGAAAAAATAGAGCGTTCGTTATTAAATAAAGTTATTCGTTTTGAAACTGTTTTAACAGCAGTACAATATTTTTCGTGGGCAAAAATAGGACTTCCGTACATGGGAGTTGGACGAAATCTTGCTTACAAAAAAGAAGAGTTTTTTAATGTAAATGGTTTCATAGATCATATTCAGGTTCGTTCCGGTGATGACGATTTATTTATCAATCAAGCTTCAAACAAGTCAAATACTGCAATTTCTTATACACCCGAAAGTTTCACTTATTCAAAACCAAAGGAAACTTATAAAGAATGGTTTACTCAAAAAAGAAGACATGTTTCTACTGCAGAACATTATAAGTTTTTTGATAAAATGCAATTGGGGCTGTTCTTTAGCACACAATTATTATTCTTTTTATTAGTTATTCTTTTATTAGCATTCCAGTTTCAATGGATTGCTGTATTGGCTATTTTGGCGACACGTTACACTGTTGCCTGGACAGTAATTGGATTTTCTGCCGGAAAATTAAAAGAAAAAGATATTAAAGTTTGGTTTCCAATTGTAGAAATCATGCTTATATTCACGCAAATTAATATCTTTATAACTAATCTCTTTTCAAAACCTGTACATTGGAAATAA
- a CDS encoding histidinol-phosphate transaminase, which translates to MNNRRNWLKQIGLGTIGLGFCQFETFANPTKEFILPDFDDSPVLLRSNENPYGPSPLARAAMTKTVNTSNRYGWKLWPELITLIAKKNNVADNNITLGAGSTEILDLVLQYTASKKGNFIMAETTFDYWTAPYEKLRLKKIMVPLTKDKKHDLPAMLKAIDSETKMIYICNPNNPTGTICNREELVSFINEASKKAIVFVDEAYIDFTKEQSLSDLVIENKNIIITKTFSKMYGLAGARVGYAIAHSSTIDEINTLKSTPNMSVSVVSTAAAMASLNDEDFIQKVYVTNQEVKKYTIDQLIQLNLTCIPSYSNFVYFSLENYKKDYFKQLEDHNIQGTRIYEENGKWTRITIGTLKDMQRFIAALK; encoded by the coding sequence ATGAATAACAGAAGAAATTGGTTAAAACAAATAGGTTTAGGCACGATAGGATTAGGCTTTTGTCAATTTGAAACATTTGCAAATCCCACCAAAGAATTCATTTTACCCGATTTTGATGATTCTCCAGTATTACTTCGATCAAATGAAAACCCTTATGGTCCGTCTCCGTTAGCTCGTGCTGCAATGACAAAAACTGTTAATACCAGTAATCGATACGGCTGGAAACTTTGGCCAGAATTAATCACCCTCATTGCTAAAAAAAATAATGTTGCAGACAACAATATTACATTAGGCGCAGGTTCAACTGAAATTTTAGATCTAGTACTTCAATACACGGCATCCAAAAAAGGCAATTTTATAATGGCCGAAACCACTTTTGATTATTGGACCGCTCCTTATGAAAAATTAAGACTTAAGAAAATCATGGTTCCATTAACCAAAGATAAAAAACATGATCTACCTGCCATGTTGAAAGCTATTGATTCAGAAACTAAAATGATTTATATCTGTAATCCTAATAACCCAACAGGAACAATTTGCAATCGAGAAGAATTGGTTTCTTTTATAAATGAAGCCTCAAAAAAAGCAATCGTTTTTGTTGACGAAGCTTATATCGATTTTACAAAAGAACAATCCTTAAGCGATCTGGTTATAGAGAATAAAAACATTATTATTACCAAAACCTTTTCAAAAATGTATGGTTTGGCGGGCGCTCGCGTTGGTTATGCGATTGCACATTCATCAACAATCGATGAAATTAACACCTTGAAGTCAACTCCAAATATGTCTGTTAGTGTTGTATCAACTGCAGCTGCAATGGCATCCTTAAATGATGAGGATTTCATTCAAAAAGTATATGTTACAAATCAAGAAGTAAAAAAATATACGATAGATCAACTTATTCAACTAAATTTAACCTGTATTCCGTCTTACTCAAATTTCGTTTATTTCTCTTTAGAAAATTATAAAAAAGATTATTTCAAACAATTGGAAGATCATAATATTCAAGGAACCAGAATCTATGAAGAAAACGGAAAATGGACCAGAATTACAATAGGAACTTTGAAAGATATGCAACGATTTATTGCCGCTCTAAAATAA
- a CDS encoding energy transducer TonB, which produces MSKSNIYETTWTNLVFENKNKEYGAYQLRQENSKTTITALFMGLLLLAGLGTASMLINMLRKPTIVENTPPPFDPHVVVVNVDPNVVPPPAPPAPPVQQQTTAPATDLSQLTHPVVVTTDQAVDNIAKNHENAPVVDNATPGTGTIENVIPGNTGIGDPTAPTIDTNAPVNSAILDKLPEFPGGMNKFYTYVGNNFNRPELESEKVLKVYVSFVIERDGSITDIMVKNDPGYGMGKEAIRVLKSLRTKWSPGILNGKAVRTAYNLPITIKTELE; this is translated from the coding sequence ATGTCTAAATCAAACATCTACGAAACCACTTGGACCAACCTTGTTTTCGAAAACAAAAACAAAGAGTACGGCGCGTATCAATTACGCCAGGAGAATTCCAAAACAACAATTACAGCTCTATTTATGGGACTGCTATTACTTGCTGGTCTGGGAACTGCATCGATGTTGATTAATATGTTGAGAAAACCTACTATTGTAGAAAACACTCCTCCTCCATTTGACCCGCATGTTGTCGTTGTAAATGTAGACCCAAATGTTGTACCACCACCCGCACCACCTGCGCCACCCGTACAACAACAAACTACAGCTCCGGCAACAGATTTAAGTCAATTAACACATCCTGTTGTGGTTACAACTGATCAGGCCGTAGACAACATTGCCAAAAACCATGAAAATGCTCCTGTTGTTGACAATGCTACTCCTGGAACAGGAACTATAGAGAATGTTATACCTGGAAATACAGGCATCGGTGATCCAACTGCACCAACTATTGACACAAATGCCCCAGTAAATTCAGCTATTTTAGACAAATTACCAGAATTTCCTGGAGGAATGAATAAGTTTTATACTTATGTAGGAAACAATTTCAACAGACCAGAGCTGGAATCTGAAAAAGTATTAAAAGTATATGTTTCGTTTGTGATCGAAAGAGACGGTTCTATAACTGATATCATGGTAAAAAACGATCCAGGTTACGGAATGGGTAAAGAAGCTATCAGAGTATTAAAATCATTAAGAACAAAATGGAGTCCGGGAATCCTAAACGGAAAAGCAGTAAGAACTGCATACAATCTTCCGATAACGATAAAAACCGAATTAGAATAA
- a CDS encoding DNA replication/repair protein RecF encodes MHLNKISLFNYKNFSEVSFDFDHKINCFVGKNGIGKTNVLDAIYHLAYGKSYFNPLAVQNIKHGEEFFVIDAELEKNDRTEQIVCSLKKGQKKVLKRNGKAYDKFSDHIGFIPLVIISPADRDLIVEGSETRRKFMDSVISQLDSTYLHQLIQYQKIIVQRNALLKYFALNHTFDNDTLSIYNEQLNSYGQSIFEKRKDFLEQFIPIFNIHHQTITGSEETVQLVYESHLFEKDLLTLLQENINKDRALQYTSVGIHKDDLSFEIDSHPIKKFGSQGQQKSFLIALKLAQFEFLKKQSGVKPLLLFDDIFDKLDENRVAKIIEMVNSETFGQLFISDTHPERTETIVKSTHQTYKMFNLG; translated from the coding sequence ATGCATTTAAACAAAATTTCTTTATTCAATTATAAAAATTTCTCCGAAGTCAGTTTTGATTTTGACCACAAGATCAATTGTTTTGTGGGTAAAAACGGAATTGGAAAAACCAATGTGCTTGATGCTATTTATCATTTGGCTTACGGAAAAAGTTATTTTAATCCGTTAGCGGTGCAAAATATCAAACATGGTGAGGAGTTTTTTGTAATAGATGCCGAATTAGAAAAAAACGACAGAACTGAACAAATCGTTTGCAGTTTAAAAAAGGGACAAAAGAAGGTTTTAAAAAGAAACGGAAAAGCATATGATAAATTTTCAGATCATATTGGATTTATTCCGCTTGTAATTATTTCTCCGGCAGATCGCGATTTAATTGTTGAAGGAAGCGAAACACGCCGTAAATTTATGGACAGTGTGATTTCGCAATTAGATTCTACTTATCTGCATCAGCTTATTCAATATCAAAAAATAATTGTACAGCGAAATGCATTGCTAAAGTATTTTGCCCTGAATCATACTTTTGACAATGATACCTTATCTATATATAATGAGCAGCTAAATAGTTACGGACAATCTATTTTTGAAAAACGAAAAGATTTCCTGGAACAGTTTATACCTATATTTAATATACATCATCAAACTATAACCGGATCTGAAGAAACGGTACAATTGGTTTATGAAAGTCATTTGTTCGAAAAAGATTTATTGACACTGCTACAGGAAAATATCAATAAGGATCGAGCGTTGCAATATACAAGTGTCGGAATCCATAAAGATGATTTATCATTTGAAATTGATTCACATCCGATAAAGAAATTTGGTTCACAAGGTCAGCAGAAATCTTTTTTGATTGCTTTGAAATTAGCGCAATTTGAGTTTTTGAAAAAACAAAGCGGTGTAAAACCGCTGTTATTATTCGATGATATTTTTGACAAATTAGACGAAAATCGCGTTGCCAAAATAATTGAAATGGTAAATAGCGAAACTTTCGGTCAGCTTTTTATTTCAGACACACATCCGGAACGCACTGAAACGATTGTAAAATCGACGCATCAGACTTATAAGATGTTCAATTTAGGATAA
- a CDS encoding FMN-binding negative transcriptional regulator yields MYTPDLYKDEDPESIRTFLKENSFSILINQTHGKLCATHIPIELEVNADGKEILQGHLSKLNPQAEGFAENDQVLAVFTGPHSYISPSWYDHENVPTWNYIAVHVYGRIKIVDEATSIEQLKKLVDKYEANSVNPVRVENLSAKTMREAKGIVGFEIEIDEIQATKKLSQNRDDHNYKNIISELEKSENPQAIAVAKEMSKCRK; encoded by the coding sequence ATGTATACACCTGACTTATATAAAGACGAAGATCCTGAATCGATCAGAACTTTTTTGAAAGAAAATAGTTTTAGTATTCTGATCAATCAAACTCACGGAAAATTGTGTGCTACTCATATTCCGATTGAGCTTGAAGTAAATGCTGATGGTAAAGAAATTCTGCAGGGACACCTTTCGAAACTTAATCCGCAAGCAGAAGGTTTTGCCGAAAACGATCAGGTTTTAGCTGTTTTTACAGGTCCGCATAGTTACATTTCTCCCTCTTGGTATGATCATGAAAATGTACCAACATGGAACTATATAGCCGTACATGTTTACGGACGAATTAAGATTGTTGATGAAGCAACTTCTATAGAACAACTTAAAAAATTGGTCGATAAATACGAAGCCAATTCTGTAAATCCGGTTCGTGTCGAGAATTTATCGGCAAAAACAATGCGCGAAGCCAAAGGAATTGTTGGTTTTGAAATTGAAATTGATGAGATTCAGGCTACCAAAAAACTATCCCAAAACAGAGACGATCATAATTATAAAAATATAATTTCGGAATTAGAAAAAAGCGAAAACCCTCAGGCTATTGCTGTTGCGAAAGAAATGTCGAAATGCAGAAAGTAA